ACCACGGCGGCATAGGGATCTCTATAGAGGCTGAGGGTGATATGGCACATCATGTGATAGAGGATACAGGGATAGCTTTTGGGGAGGCTCTTTCAATAGCGCTTGGGGATAGAGCTGGTATTAGGAGGTTTGGATATTCATTGATCCCTATGGATGATGCTCTAGTAGCAGTTGCCATAGACCTTGTTAGAAGACCCTATAGCGAGATAAGACTAGGCCTTAGAGGAGCATATATCGAGGATATAGAGGGCTCGCTTATAGAGCATTTCCTCAGGAGCACAAGCTACTCAGGCTCCTTCACACTCCACGCTTTAAAGATATATGGAGAGGATCCCCACCACATAGCTGAGGCATGTTTCAAAGCACTCGGAGTATCGCTCTCACAGGCAGCCTCGAGATCCGGGAGAGGTTCTATAAGCGTTAAGGGTGTTGCCTAGTGAGGGTGGCTATTATAGATAATGGATTTGGAAATCTGGGGAATCTAGAGAACTATATTCTGAGAACCCTAGGGGTTAGGGCAGAGATTGTGAAGGAGATTGGGGGGCCGGGGAGATATGAGCTAGTAGTACTACCTGGTGTAGGTAGCTTCTCAGCCCTCTCAGAGAGGATATCGGGGCTGAGAAGCCAGATAGAGGAGCATCTAGAGGCTGGGGGATATGTATTGGCTATATGCCTTGGGATGGAAGCCCTTTTCGAGGAGAGCGAGGAGGGCCCTGGGAAGGGTCTTGGGATATTCAGGGGGAGGGTTATCAGAATACCGAGATCTTCTGGCATGAGAACCCCTAGGATTGGCTGGTCAAGGCTTGAGATCCTTAGGAAGATATCTCCATGGACTATACTCGATGGTGCGTGGTATTACTATGCACACTCATACTATGCTATCACAACCGAAGACTCCGTTATAGGTATTTCGAGATATGGCCCGCTGGAGATACCATCACTACTGGTTAAAGATAGGATAGTTGCAACACAGTTTCATCCAGAGAGATCTGGGAGATATGGGGATCTATTTGCAGAGGCCCTTAAAAGCTATATGAGGAGGTAGGGATGGAGGTGCATGTTGCACTCGATATCTATGGGGGGATGGTTGTGAGGATAACAAGGGGGGATCCTCGGGATATAATTATATATTCTAGAAACCCCATTGAAAAGGGTTTA
This window of the Sulfolobales archaeon genome carries:
- the hisB gene encoding imidazoleglycerol-phosphate dehydratase (catalyzes the dehydration of D-erythro-1-(imidazol-4-yl)glycerol 3-phosphate to 3-(imidazol-4-yl)-2-oxopropyl phosphate in histidine biosynthesis), coding for MLGERIGKSVRETREVRIYVEVNLDREGYRVRTPYRFFTHLLETFAHHGGIGISIEAEGDMAHHVIEDTGIAFGEALSIALGDRAGIRRFGYSLIPMDDALVAVAIDLVRRPYSEIRLGLRGAYIEDIEGSLIEHFLRSTSYSGSFTLHALKIYGEDPHHIAEACFKALGVSLSQAASRSGRGSISVKGVA
- the hisH gene encoding imidazole glycerol phosphate synthase subunit HisH; translated protein: MRVAIIDNGFGNLGNLENYILRTLGVRAEIVKEIGGPGRYELVVLPGVGSFSALSERISGLRSQIEEHLEAGGYVLAICLGMEALFEESEEGPGKGLGIFRGRVIRIPRSSGMRTPRIGWSRLEILRKISPWTILDGAWYYYAHSYYAITTEDSVIGISRYGPLEIPSLLVKDRIVATQFHPERSGRYGDLFAEALKSYMRR